TCTCCAGCGGCTACGCCCATTACGTCCAGCACGGCCGCGCCGAAGGCCGCGGTGGCGGCCTTGCGGAACCGGCCAAGCCGGAAGCCGCCTCCGCCCCTGCACCCGCTCCGCTGCCGGCAACTCCGAACCAGGACGCGCCTGTCCCGGCGACGAAGCCGGAGCCGCAGGACGGCGCCCCGGCCATCCGGACGGAGCCGGCCGTGGAGGCTCCGCGGCCCGGCGTGAAACCGGCTCCCGAGCCCCCGGCTCCTGCTCCTGCTCCTGCTCCTGCCGTACCGGCGAGGCTCCAGGCCGCCCCCTCCGCCACCCCCCGCCATGTGGAGCGGATCCGCACGGCCAATGGCGGGGACGGGGTGCGCGTCGTGCTCGACCTCGACGGGGCGCCGCGGTTCGAGACGCAGGGGCGGCGCCCCGACGGCCGGCTGGAGGTGACGCTGCCCGGCACGCTGTGGCAGGCCGCTCCGTCCGGCCGCCTGCCGGCGACGACGCTCGGCTACAGCGTGGAGCGGAGCGGCGCCGGCACCCGCCTGCTGTTCAGCGACGAGGAGGCCAGGGGGAATGGCAGGGGGGACGACGGTCCCCTGCGCCTGCTCGCCGTCTCCACCCTGGCTCCGGACAAGGACCGCGGCCATCGTCTGGTGATCGACGTGGCGCTGCCTTCCATGGCGAAGGCCGACCGCAAGGGACGCTGACCGGCCGACGGAGTCCCCCCACCCGCATCAGACGGCAAGCTCCCATGCGCTCGGCCGGAAAGCCCGCCATCTCCATGCCTGCCGCCTCGGTCGACGTGCTGCGCCGGATATAGGCCAGCTCGATCGCGGCATCGCTGGTGGCGAACGCCGCGGCCACGTCGGGATGGCTCGCCAGATCGGCGGCAGGATCGAAGGGGGAGGGCACGACAAGCTTACAAAGCATGAAATCATCATATAAAAAAATGATTTCATGATATGTGTTGCGACCGGGTAGAAGTGTCAGTGGATTGCGCAAAATAGGAATGTCAGAGAGGTAGCTTCGGCTTGGCCGTGTAGTTTGGCTGTCGGGCTTCTTCGGCATATCTGGCATGGATGCGTTGGGGTTCGGCTCGGCGGCGCGGTCAAGCCCCGGAGCCGCTTTGCGGTGCGCCGCAGGCGCAGGGCTTGACGGCAACGCCGATCGCCGAGCCATCATCCTGCTGCCAGACATGCCGGCCGCACCGGGGCTTTGCGGATAGGAGGCAAGTGCCTGCGGTCAATCAGCCGCGCAGGCGCCATCGGGAAGCCCGCTGTCCCGCTTGCGCCGGCCTGTTTTGCGGTAGCCGTTCTTCTCGCTGTTGGTCTTCACCCGCGGTGGCGGCCGGCTCTCCTGCATCTCTTTCACCTGGGCCAGCACCGCACTCAGCCGCTTGTTCTCCACGACGTCGCCCTGGGTGACCCGCTGGTCCTTGTCGAAGGCCCGATAAGGCAGCGCCACCCCTTTCCATCGCACCTCCAGACGGCCGTCGGCGAAGGCGTAGGTGTCGACATACTGGCCAACCAGTCCCCGCGTCAGCTCCGTCTCCTCCAGCATGATAAGCTTGCGTTCGTAGGACAGCGTCAACTGCTGCCCGACATGGCGCTGTTCGCGCCAGCACAGCACCTGGCGCAACCGATCCGGCGCGATGTTCAACGGCCGGTGCAGATCGTCCGGCCGGGCAGGGGGCAGGGCAAAGCGGGCGTTGAAGCGCTCGATGAAGCCGGGCAGGAAAGCATTGCCCGCTTCGATGCCGGTGATGCCGGCCAGCCGCAATTCCTTCACTAGCCGGTCCTGCAACGTCCGGTTCACCCGTTCGACCCGCCCTTTGGCCTGACTGGAGTTGGCGCACAGGATCTCGATGTTCAATTCCGCCAAGGCCCGGCCGAACTGCGTCATGCCCTGGCCGCCCTTCGCCTTGCGCTGCGAAACCCGGAACACCGAGTATTTGTCCGAGTAGAAGGACAGCGGCCGGCCATGGGCATTCAGATAGCCCTCCAACGCCTCGAAGTAGGAAAAGGCGCTCTCCGAGACGGCGAAGCGAAGCTGCATCAGCCGGCCCGTCGCATCGTCGATGAACACCAGAAGCGTGCAGGGATCGCCGCGACCCTCGAACCAGCGGTGCTCGCTGCCGTCGATCTGGATCAACTCGCCGAACCGCTCGCGGCGCAGCCGGGGAGGGTGGAACTGCCGGCGCTGCCGGCGCGACAGCCAAAGGCCAGCGTCCGCCATCCACTGGCGCAACGTCTCGCGCGACACCGTCAGCCCATGCGTGTCCCGCAGCATCTCCGCCGCAAGGGTCGGGCTGAAATCGCCGTACCGGCTGCGAACCAGCTCCAACGCCTGCTCCCGCACCTCATCGCCAAGCCGCCGGTTCGACGGACGGCCGCGCCCCCGGTGAACCAAAGCGCCGCCGCCACCAGCCTTGTAGCGCGCCAGAAGTCGCCACACCTGACGCTCGCTCAAAGCCAGAACCGACGCCGCCGATCCGATTCCACGGCGACCGCTCAGCACCTCGCCGAGAACCTCGACCCGTTGCAAGTCCTGTTCGCTCATCGTGATCCAGCCCATCGCCAGCCTCCCAGCCGTCGAAAACCTGACGGAAGACTGACACTTCTATGTTGCGAGGGACTGACATTTTAGCTTTGCGCTTACAAATATAAAACGCATAAGGAATGTTATGGAAATAACCGCTGTCGCCCGGCGCCATCAGTCGTCGAGATGCCCGACGACCGCCTGACCGCGGGAGATGTCGGTCACCATGCGGATGAAATCGTCCATCCGGTCACGGGGCAGCATGACGTGCAGCTCTACGCCGTCGGGCGTGAAGCCCCTGGTCTCGATCAGGGTGCCGGGAAAGCTGCCGAGCCCCGACCGGATCCGCGCTTCGTCGGCGAAGGCGCAGGCGACGGACAGCGCCGTGCAGACGACGATCGGCTCCCGCTCCGCCGCCCCGAGGCAGCTTGCCGCCGTCCCGCCATAGGCGCGCATCAGCCCGCCCGCCCCCAGCAGGATGCCGCCGAACCAGCGGCTGACCACCACCGCCACCCGGTCCAGCTCCCGGCCCTCGATGGCCTGGAGGATCGGTCGCCCTGCCGTCCCGCCCGGCTCGCCGTCGTCGCTGAAGCGATAAATGTCGCCAATCCGGAACGCCCAGCAA
This region of Azospirillum thiophilum genomic DNA includes:
- a CDS encoding IMPACT family protein, with the protein product MFTLTKAEQFGQEIRKSRFLAWAGPAGSEEEARRFIVGHSSQDAGHNCWAFRIGDIYRFSDDGEPGGTAGRPILQAIEGRELDRVAVVVSRWFGGILLGAGGLMRAYGGTAASCLGAAEREPIVVCTALSVACAFADEARIRSGLGSFPGTLIETRGFTPDGVELHVMLPRDRMDDFIRMVTDISRGQAVVGHLDD
- a CDS encoding ISNCY family transposase; the protein is MGWITMSEQDLQRVEVLGEVLSGRRGIGSAASVLALSERQVWRLLARYKAGGGGALVHRGRGRPSNRRLGDEVREQALELVRSRYGDFSPTLAAEMLRDTHGLTVSRETLRQWMADAGLWLSRRQRRQFHPPRLRRERFGELIQIDGSEHRWFEGRGDPCTLLVFIDDATGRLMQLRFAVSESAFSYFEALEGYLNAHGRPLSFYSDKYSVFRVSQRKAKGGQGMTQFGRALAELNIEILCANSSQAKGRVERVNRTLQDRLVKELRLAGITGIEAGNAFLPGFIERFNARFALPPARPDDLHRPLNIAPDRLRQVLCWREQRHVGQQLTLSYERKLIMLEETELTRGLVGQYVDTYAFADGRLEVRWKGVALPYRAFDKDQRVTQGDVVENKRLSAVLAQVKEMQESRPPPRVKTNSEKNGYRKTGRRKRDSGLPDGACAAD